AACTACCCTAACGATCTTCCACTTAGGTTGTGGCCGAAAACAAAtgaaaacaaatgaaaatttatcttttatatatttttttatgatcgGTCTACGGTGCACTGAGCGCATCCAAAGTTTTTATTGGACATGTAGCATCATCTGATTTGCTCACATCGTAATGACTATCATGGCATCCTTAGCAGCTCGGAAGGACTTCTGTGTATAGTTATAGATTGTCCCCAACATGTTTTCATATTTTAGAAACGATACATGATGGCATTAATAGTAATAGTGTTAAatgcattttttttcctctatagACTGTGGCAACTAATTGAATCAATGGTAACTTCATAAGCAAATAAATTCATAGATATACAATATACTTCTTTGTCTCAACTAATGTTTTGAaagattagggttttttttcCCAATCAACCgactattattttaaaagaactgtaaaatattttctttataatttaatagtgcatttttcatttttatttggatCTAAGTTTATGACATTGGAAACTATATAGTTGGTGCCACATGGGAGCAAAGAATTAGACTTTACTCATTTGTTAAAACAAAGTGACGTCAATTAGTCAAATAAAGTAGGATAAATTATAAGATGGGCCCTACTTTTGAAGatgtgttatttttttttagtcagTTGATCCCACTGAATATGTAGGTTTACCACTAGGAACGGTGCATGCCATGCCGTCCCGGTGCAAGCCGGTCAGAAAAAAATATCTGTGTGCCAAAACATGATGGCATAAATTATTtgttagaaggaaaaaaaatggagagaaatgaAATGGAGTGTGTTAGGCTTTGAAACTTTGATGGTAAAGCCTCGtactcaaatcaaatcaaactttaaTGTTGTGTTAAGGAAAACACGTTAAATGCCAATTAGATATTTTAcacgaaaggaaaaaaaaaatttggcaaaCAATCATTTGGAAATAATTACtactattgaatttttttttttttttaagagagagagagataggtagcacgctatccgcttcgtttattttatttaaaaataaacttagctagaaatgtgaatcaactaggattcaaacttgagtttcgggtaccaaccaacaagtcctttgccacttgctctagggacggtcggtattgaATAAGTTTAGTTGATTGGTATTTTATAATCGAAACATATATTTTCGGTTCAAGTTTTATTTTAGAGCAAAAAATTTGAGTCGTTCTTTAGTCTGTTGATACCTCACGAACCCAGACATAAATTACTAGTTCAAATTCTATTTAGAGCGGGAAAATAAGCGAATACCGACGAATATCTTTTGAAAcgcaaaatataaaatattaaagattaCTAAACAAGCTCTTACCAAATGCGATTATTGTATCCAAAAAGCTGATACATGTTCTTTATTATGCTTCAAATAAATCTATTATTATAGATTTGTCACTCGTCAGTTTCCTTCACAAAAAtcgtttgaaaaataaataggcACTAAAACGAAAAGGATTAAAATAAAAGCACgcatttttctctcttcctttctatGGTATTAATGTAAGGGCATGTTTAGTTGGAGAAATTTGAGATTTGGAATAGAAatgagaataatttatttttattattggtgtTTGGTTTAAAGTATTAATATTTCGATTTTCATTTTGAAGGAAATTGAATCCCCAAAATGGATTTTCTTATGAAGGTGGGAATTTACTTTAATTTTGGAAGCGACGGGGGCAACAGACCTTTTTTTTTCGctaacaattatttaaattcaaatatatcatatttaaattgagattatattttttttatttgaatttgaattatggattcaaattataatttttaatttcttaagttCAAGTCTAAATTCTTGAGTTcggttttaaatttaaattttgattatgaacttgaatttgaatttagaattaaatttcaattcaaattttgattacaaatttaAAGAGTAAATAAATGTAAATTCGAACCAAAATTTCTCTTACGAGCCAAAGAATTGAAAGTTGTTATCATTCCGTTTTCGATTCTGATATATTTTTCCATTCCTAGTCTGATTTCAATAACTATTTTGAACAAAATGTACTCTAATTTCTTACGAAAATGGAGAGGAGCaaccaaaaggaaaaaacaaaagacaaAAAACAATTACAGAACTCATGATTTTGAACATTAAAGAGCAGCTCACAGTTGATAATGATAAAAGGAAATAATGGAATGAAACAGACACTACCCCCAACAAGATATAGAATCACACAGAGATGCTAAGAGTTAAGACATGCCTGTTTCGTAAAATAGGATCCAGTATTGCCAAAGCTAAAATACACAGCAAAATACTAGTTAGCCTCCAATGGCAACAGATTCATATCCAATCATACAGTTATTACAAACAAAAGCCATGGAGGAATCTATGATAGAacaggagaaaagaaaaggaaaaaaaagtacatTTAGAAGGATTTTAGTTCTGGGATGGCAACCCGGCTGCTCCCGGATTGTGCTGTTGTGCTGCAGGCTGCTGCTGGGAAGGttgcggcggtggcggcggagccATCATCGGCATCGGCTGATACGGAGGTCGATAATGTTGCGGGTACGGCATGTACCCATAAGGGTTGGTATGGAACGGAGGATACTGGCCTTGGAAATGTGGAGCCTGCGGTGGTGGCAGTGGCGGGTAAGCATGCCCAGAACTGCCTGGGGACCCTCTCACCGGCCCTGCTTTGTTACTGTCACCCTCATGGGAGGGCACCAGCGCGCCCATCCTCTGCGGGTCCATCGATGGGTACAAGGCCCGCTCCATGGGGGGTGGGGCCGGAATGTTAAAGTAATGCCCAGGAGGAAGCTGCTGCTCTGTGCCGGGCGGGCGGAGCTGCTCGCCGCTCTGCTGCTGGGAGATAACAGCCCTAGGAAGCATCCCGCTGTGGGCAATGAGCCCGCCTTGCTGTTGCCTTGCGGCCCCGTCTTCGCTCCCCTCCTCGGGCTTTGAAGGGGCCTGCACCTGCGGCCGCCCCCACATGAGCTTGAGGCGGACACCCTTGATGACCAGCTTGTTGGCCAGCTCTTCGGCGGCCCTTTCAGCGCCTTCTCGGGTGGTGTAGGTGACAAAGGCGCAGGCGCGCTGGAGGACCATGCGGATGGACTCGATCTCGCCGTGGGCGTAGAACTGGTCCCTGAGGTCTTGCTCTGTGATCCGTGCATCAAGGCCACCGACGTACAGTGTGCGGATGCTCTCATCGTCTGGCGGGGTCAAAGACGGCATCTCCCCAGCCTTGCTCAGCAGCTTCAGGGCAACAGGATCGTTCACTCTGcacaaaaatagaaagaaagggaagaagataAGTTTTTGATACTTGAAGAAGACAAATATTTTCAATCcttaaaaacaaagaaaatggaAGTGCTGGAGAAAATAGAAAGTATAAACCTTACTTTGCCTCACCGCATGATAGTTTAAAAATTGACTACAATTGAATACAAGTTCTCCCAAGGGGATAATGTTACTTCCTTAGACTCAAGTTCTCTCACAAAGATAATATTACTTACCGAGATCTGGTCTAATAGATCTTGCAAATCAAAAATCCAACAAGACCCTCTTGGTTACAAATGAAATTTCAACTGCTAAGGAAAAGCATTGTAGTGATATAATTCCTAAACCACTAAAAAGTCCAACCCTTTAAAGGGGTGTTTGGCTCCTCGAAAAAATGTGGAAAAGAATTTTCCAAGAAAAATGTTTTCTATGGAAAAGCTATTTTTCAGTTTTCAGTCTGTTTGCTTCCAAGGAAAAATTATTTGTGGAAAGCTTTTTgccaaatttcataaaaaattactctttttGTTTTCTACATTTTCTTGTAGTACAACGAAAAAGGCTAGTTTTCCATGAAATTTAGAAAGAAGCTTTTCAAGAAAGCAAGTTTTCCTTGAAACCAAACAGTCGGAAAACTGGAAAATGGGTTTTCCATGGAATACTCTTTTCTCGAAAATAGGTTTTCCATACTTTTCTGAGCAAccaaataaaccctaacccAACATTCAAAATGTACTATTCACTGGCAAGATCCTTTTATTACCCAGTTGATCTCTTTATGTAACCAAGCTCTTTCTCAACATGTTGGTACTGCCTTACCAACAGGACCAACACTTACTAACCAACCTAATCAACCTAAAGGGGTTACGCATATTTATCAGAAtacaaaatatatgaattagaTCAAATGAAACCTCAAAGCAATACGCAAACTATTCTTAATAGATTGGTGTTGTTTCTAACAGGTCCGATTAAttggcaaattaaaaataaagcaaCACACATATAACAAACAAGACACAATTCTCCAATAATTTCTAGCTGATCAAAAAACACAACATATGTTGGAAATAGAAGGGAACTTCATAATAAGCATCACTCCACCAAGTCGAAATGGATATTCAGTCGATAATGATTCTAATAACAAGTAGCAACACAATAAGCAAACAAACAATCCTCTTTGTAGATAAAGGAAAAAATAGGAACACAGGGAGATACTGATTTCTGATACGTACCCACAGTAACGATCTTTTATGTTCTGCTGAGATAATTCCCCAGTTTCAGGCATCTCATGCCGATATGGACATTCAGCACCACGCGTACACTCTCCGCGGACATAGAAACTACAAACATGTGCTCTATTCCTCTTATAATATGGTGTTGTCCTCTGAAGTTTTAAGATAGTATCATTTGCCCGTACCTTACCATATGAAGACTCATAATCTATGCCTGCTCTCGCCTGCGCAAAGATAATTGGCAACAAAAGATTTGTCAACAATAACTACTCCACAACTTCTTAAAGACTGCACTCTAATAAATTGATGCTTAAAACATTATATATTTACATGCCTGCCTTCAGATACAGGTAAATAACATACAAAATTCCATGTCTATAGAACAAAGCCTCTTTCGAAACTATCAAGTACATCTAACAAAATTCCATGTCTATAGAACAAAGCCTCTTTCGAAACTATCAAGTACATCTAACCTTGATGAAAACATTAATCTAGCAATTAAGAAAACTCAATGAACTCAAACTTCTTTGCCATAATAGAAATCTCGAAGAACACTCCCGATTTTCAGAAGAGGCTGAAGAAATAGAAAGGTACCATTAGAAAGGCAACATATTAATAAAATGTTTATGAAATCTTGACTAAACTCCTGTAAAATAAATCAATCTAAactaaattgaaaagaaaaaagatctgaaataaataaatatgtacttgagctccaaaaaaaaaaggataagaTATGCCATCATAACAGAAACATACCTAATCAATTAGATAATATGCAAACATTAGGCATTATACTAAAAGAAAGATTCTAGTTATACATgcaaaaacaggaaaaaaaaaaaatttattttacctctttgcaagtaaaataaaattcatatgaTATCATAAATCAACTACTTAAAACAAATTAGTTATATCCTTTTTGCTAAAGATAAAACTGAGATCCAGCAAAGCACATTCCATATAAAGGTGATACAAGATAAGAGAATAAAACTAGAGCAGATCTCGTACCTTGCGATCATGTTCTTCTGCAAAGTATTCACGATTCACATCACTCCTCGGGATAGCATCATTGGAATTGATAGCTAGAGCAGTATCACGGACCTGAACCGGTAACCCGTATTCTAGATCCAAGAGGCAGACCTGGCACACATTCTTCAGCTTACAGCATGTCTGGCAGATCTCCGTCTTTTTGTACCTTGCATCACGCCCAGGTCTCCAGCGAAAGACTGTAAATGGTCGGGAGCAGATTTTGCATTCCTTGTCATAATCTGCTCTTAGCTGAGTGATCAAGGCACAGAAAATATGAAGAGGTCATTAATCCTTGACTGACAAGAAAACAACCTATAACAACCTATGAACTACAAAATAGAAAAGTTATGACCTAAATAGTACCCAtggaagagacaaaaaaaatccacaagttgAATGGCATTGAGATATGCCAGACGTGGCATGTCCGAACATTCTTAAAGAGAGCTTTATTACTAAAGAACTTTATGTTGACCCTCCTTTGAATCCTATGGGATGACATTATTTTGACTATTGAATTGAACACCAAAAGAACTCCTAAGACATTACAAGTACAGTTTCTGTGATATACACTATGTAAATAAGTTTGATCTTGAATAATATAACAGGGTCTGCCGCTGAAGTTCATTGGCTCCTTGCAGTCTAGTTCTTCAAAAAATTGCAGTCTAGTTCTTCAAAAAACATGCCCAAGTTGTTGTCGTAAAACAAATAATAGTGCCCTaagatataatattttatgagcATCAAAATATCTGTTTGTTCTTGTCCAAATAACTCTTTTCCCCCCATATTTGGTTTGCAAGCCACAGATAATTCGATTAAAGGCTCCTAGATCTAAAAATTTGAATGGGCTCTTAAGGGATACCGTACAATGCATAATTGGTCAAAAGTGTGGGAAGTGTTCTTCTACATCCTATGCAAAAGAAGATCCACACCATTACATAGCCAACTTAATCAGTGCACAGACTCGAGTCTCAATTAAATATCttgacttttttcttttctaacggTGAGGCCATCTTTTTGGGAACTTCATGTTTGACGATTGATTCGACATGAGTAAAATTGCCTAGTAATGTCACAGTAGCACAAAATAGTGTTTTTGATCAGAATAATCTTAGTCTTGTAAGAAAAAACTCTtaagctgaaaaaaaaagaaaaaacataaacCTTCAAGGGccgaataaattaaaaaagaaaaacatagcTCTATTTTCTGATAACACATTAACACTACACCGTGCATTGCTCGCCTCATCCACTAATTAACTCACTATTATCGATTTGGCTTTGCTAACACAAAGTAAGGAAATTCTAATTGGTTTTTAGTATTATCCGGTTTCCAATCCAAAATCTAAAAACCGGTATGTAATTACAATAATTGGCGATGTAGTTAACACAATACACAACATTCAGATCTACACACAGTAAACTACATCAAGATTAGGCTTCCCACAGCTAGTGTTCCTCCACTGCGTCCCCTAATCACACAATTATACGTAAAACTAGCTATTTCAAACCAAATCTACAAAATCGACAGTGCAAAACCAAAACCAAGATTAGCGTTTTGGAAATTCCTACActtaaaaggaaaaaggaatcAAAGATGAAGAGCGGGGGATCCCTCACCATGCGAACGTAGGGGTTGTCGCCAAGGCATGACTCGCAGATGATGGGGAAATCAGAGCGCTCCCACCCATCGGCTTGTGCGTCCCTGAGCAAGCGATGCGCCATTGATggaggagaggagaaggggaaggggaaggagcAAGGGAAAGGGAAAACCCTAGAAGGGATGGATAGAGGGTCAACCCCGTTCAACTCTTTCGcacccaaaaaataaatatatataaatataaaaattaaaataaaaataaaaattagggcAGGGAAATGAGTCGGTGCCTCCCGAAACACGACTCACGTAGCGTTgtcaacgagccaaacacgagcgaggTGGAGCCAGCTCGAGATCGCGGCTCGTTAGTGTTCAAGGGAGGCTCGTTAGTGTTCAAGGGCGGCTCGAGCTCGAAAAGTCCGGCTCGTTTTCGGCTCGCATGTTATGGGTTTCGCACCGATCCCACGCGATATACCTAAATCtctgtataaaaaaataaaaaaaaaaaaaaatcacatcaaACTCTAATTAGAAGTTCAAGAAAGAAAATCCATGGGATTCTGctcaaaaaatcataagaaaaatttaaaaaaaaaatgaagaagattAATGAAAGACGAAGAACGAACCTGTTGAAAGCGCCGCTGCCGGAGTTAGATGGGGATATGCTGCTGGCGAAGAGTGCGCTGCCGGCGAAGAGTGCGAACGGTGGAAGACTGGAGAGCGTTGCCGGCGGGGTGTCTTCGGGCACAGagacactacaaaaaaaaaggttttagaAGCGGTCGAAACCGCTGGGAAAAGTCTCTAGAACCgctggaaaaaaaatttccgacATTTGTAAAACCGTCGGGAAAAGTTTTATAACCGCTGTTAGATCTCTGTCACTAAAGATCTTTGTTGATAGTTTACACAACCGTTGGCgaagataataattttaataacgcTTCTCCGACCGCTACTAAATATAGTAAAAAGTGCtactaaatagaattttctacaGAATTTGTAGATGattttatcattatttcttTCGTACTAATCGATGGTAATATTCATGAATATCAATTAAGTTCCATAAGTAAATTGATCACAAAATAAAAGAGCCATTTTCCTTATCCTGTAAAGCCTGCTAAAATTAGGTCTGTTTGCGTAGTATTTGTGTTCAAGTACTATTCACATAATAGCAATTAACATGGATCATAAGCCTCGTCATTTTGAAAGAAAAGTCTAAGGAGATGATGCACGCACAGGTATATACAGAAAAGTTGAAATCAATCACAACATTGCGAAGATTTAACTACAAGAACTACAGGATAGATGGATCAAGACCAAATAGACTTGCCAAAAAGAATTTATATACCAAAACAAAATCAGATTGAGTTATTAAATACACAATGAATTCACATTTTCTCCATAGGgaagaaagttaaaaaaaaaaaaaaaatcaaatgtgaGCTCACTATGAAACACAGATCAAATTCACAAAGAACTCATATAAAGCTTGCAACTAGATTCTGAAAACTGTACATGGAAGTGGAACATTTCATTTGGAAAAAACAGAataaatttcaatatcaaaGCATATATTTGTGAAGACTCGTGATATTACAACCTACAAAACATCAACCTACCAATGTTCATGGGTCAACCGATAATCACGACCCACATATTCAACAACTacaaaaaatctaatatttaggGGAAAAAATCACAATATATGGATATCACCAACTTGTTGAATACCATGTCCTACGTGAGAATGGACCCCCTCCTGCAATGCTTGGGTGTAACTTGCTTCATATTATCCTCTACTTGTGTTGtacttttcattattttgtactcttcatctttctttttctttttctgtttttttatttttcttattttcccaACTTGCAACTTTGTTTTTGATTAAGATTTGCAGAGCTGTGCTTAACCCTCCCTCTCTGTCCTTTCAAGCACTTCAAGAATAACGCAGGACAAAGCATGGACAACCAAAGGAAGGCAAAATGATACCATGCAAACCATATTGGATTCTAAACAACCTCTAAGCAATCCTAGATGATTATGTCCACCATCTAACAAATCCAATCACCCCCGATCACAAGAAAAGAGCTCACCTCCACTATTGCTAGTTTAGTTTGGTTTATTCGATTTGAATAGACCTTTCTTTCTATAGGCTTAACATTAGGGTATAGTATTGTGCGGGAAAGTACTATTTTAGTAGTTTGAGTATCGGTCAGTTCAGTTCAATttttaggtttttctttttacaaaacTAAACTGAGTCAAATTAGAAACAAAAGCCAAGCGAATTGAATCGAAATAGTTCCGTGAGTTTAGTTTggttaatttatttgtttgaatAGGACCTTAGTTTTTGGATTAAAGCATGTTAAACTacttaaaaagtatataaatatgattaattaacAACCTAGAAGTCCAGCATCCAAGGGCATTTTCCAACattacaaacaacaacaaattcTAACAAATGAAAATTTACTACCTAGACCTTTGACTCTATTGACTTCTACAAGCTACATTATCgtaaaagtaatattttagaGTCAACCGAAGGCCAAAACAATCAGTAATGCTTTATAAACAAACTAATAGTTTGCACAACATTTCTATTGCAAATTTTCTCACAGCTAAAGAGCAACCTGTGAAACACGCAGTGTGGACATGAATCAACAATGAAGAACAAACTATGTAAGTAAActaaaaactaaaagatacgAAAATATATCAATATGAACGATCCTCAGAGCAATAAAGTAACATAATCTCAACAAAGcaatattttcatataattttaagaGACAAATTGGATTACTAGTATCTTAAAAAAGTCCATATTCAATAGAAAAGGCTAAGTAACTCTTGTGAAGCATGAGGTCAAAGTAGAAGGTTTCAGGGTTTGGACTAATTATTAGTTaagtagaattaaaaaaaaatgcatgaaacTACACAGAATTTGAGaagaaagttttaaaattaaggtCGAAGTAGAGAATCAGATTAAAACAATGCGTAGCAACCTACCATACTGgagtaaataataatttattcggcCTAAACGATCAGTCTTTAAATATTTAAGttcaattattaatattaatactAATATGTCAATCTCATATATAAGACTCTGCATACTCTCCCTTATTACAAATAGCTTCACCGGTTGTAACTATAGATCACATAATAAACTTATGGACAAACTAACTCTATAAATTGTGCATGATGATGTGCATTAGCGTCCAAAaagatgggaaaaaaaaagatgcatatataagtttagttagtatcatgtgattttct
Above is a genomic segment from Ananas comosus cultivar F153 linkage group 15, ASM154086v1, whole genome shotgun sequence containing:
- the LOC109721418 gene encoding zinc finger CCCH domain-containing protein 49-like isoform X1, with amino-acid sequence MAHRLLRDAQADGWERSDFPIICESCLGDNPYVRMLRADYDKECKICSRPFTVFRWRPGRDARYKKTEICQTCCKLKNVCQVCLLDLEYGLPVQVRDTALAINSNDAIPRSDVNREYFAEEHDRKARAGIDYESSYGKVRANDTILKLQRTTPYYKRNRAHVCSFYVRGECTRGAECPYRHEMPETGELSQQNIKDRYCGVNDPVALKLLSKAGEMPSLTPPDDESIRTLYVGGLDARITEQDLRDQFYAHGEIESIRMVLQRACAFVTYTTREGAERAAEELANKLVIKGVRLKLMWGRPQVQAPSKPEEGSEDGAARQQQGGLIAHSGMLPRAVISQQQSGEQLRPPGTEQQLPPGHYFNIPAPPPMERALYPSMDPQRMGALVPSHEGDSNKAGPVRGSPGSSGHAYPPLPPPQAPHFQGQYPPFHTNPYGYMPYPQHYRPPYQPMPMMAPPPPPQPSQQQPAAQQHNPGAAGLPSQN
- the LOC109721418 gene encoding zinc finger CCCH domain-containing protein 49-like isoform X2; this encodes MLRADYDKECKICSRPFTVFRWRPGRDARYKKTEICQTCCKLKNVCQVCLLDLEYGLPVQVRDTALAINSNDAIPRSDVNREYFAEEHDRKARAGIDYESSYGKVRANDTILKLQRTTPYYKRNRAHVCSFYVRGECTRGAECPYRHEMPETGELSQQNIKDRYCGVNDPVALKLLSKAGEMPSLTPPDDESIRTLYVGGLDARITEQDLRDQFYAHGEIESIRMVLQRACAFVTYTTREGAERAAEELANKLVIKGVRLKLMWGRPQVQAPSKPEEGSEDGAARQQQGGLIAHSGMLPRAVISQQQSGEQLRPPGTEQQLPPGHYFNIPAPPPMERALYPSMDPQRMGALVPSHEGDSNKAGPVRGSPGSSGHAYPPLPPPQAPHFQGQYPPFHTNPYGYMPYPQHYRPPYQPMPMMAPPPPPQPSQQQPAAQQHNPGAAGLPSQN